A single Crateriforma conspicua DNA region contains:
- the hisB gene encoding imidazoleglycerol-phosphate dehydratase HisB: MARTATIRRKTGETDIDLSIDLDGSGAGTRESGIGFLDHMLDLLAKHSLIDLTVRAKGDLHVDDHHTSEDIGIALGQAVDQALADRAGIRRYGHFTLPMDECLVTAAVDLGGRYAFEYHAPIAAAKIGTFDSELVEHFWQSFAANARCNLHVVLHHGRNAHHISECVFKTTARAIRMAAESDPRSDAIPSTKGVL; encoded by the coding sequence ATGGCACGCACCGCAACGATCCGCCGCAAGACCGGCGAAACCGACATCGATTTGTCGATCGATTTGGACGGCAGCGGTGCCGGTACACGAGAATCCGGAATCGGTTTTTTGGATCACATGCTGGACCTGTTGGCCAAGCATTCCTTGATCGACTTAACGGTCCGTGCCAAGGGCGACCTGCATGTCGACGATCACCACACCAGCGAAGACATTGGGATCGCACTGGGACAAGCGGTTGACCAGGCCTTGGCGGATCGGGCCGGAATCCGCCGCTACGGACACTTCACCCTTCCCATGGATGAGTGTTTGGTCACCGCGGCGGTGGACCTGGGTGGACGCTACGCGTTCGAATACCACGCGCCGATTGCGGCGGCGAAGATCGGAACCTTCGACAGCGAATTGGTCGAGCATTTTTGGCAATCGTTTGCCGCCAACGCTCGATGCAATCTACACGTGGTACTGCATCACGGCCGCAATGCACACCACATTTCCGAATGTGTCTTCAAGACAACCGCGCGGGCGATTCGCATGGCGGCCGAGAGTGATCCTCGCAGCGACGCCATCCCCAGCACCAAGGGCGTGCTGTAA
- a CDS encoding DUF1844 domain-containing protein: MSEEEKEPKLVIDSDWKEQVQKEKEQEASESDAEQPAVASDAPADASAGPAGGGPPEASFTVLVSMLFTQAMTLLGQMPGPDGKMQTNKPLAKHTIDTLEMLQSKTEGNLDDDEKQVLSEALHALRMTFVGVKP, translated from the coding sequence ATGAGCGAAGAAGAAAAAGAACCCAAACTGGTGATCGACAGCGACTGGAAAGAACAGGTCCAAAAAGAAAAGGAGCAGGAAGCGTCCGAGTCAGACGCTGAGCAACCTGCAGTTGCCTCCGACGCGCCGGCGGATGCTTCCGCGGGACCTGCCGGCGGTGGGCCGCCCGAAGCATCCTTCACCGTGCTGGTTTCGATGCTGTTCACCCAGGCGATGACTCTGTTGGGGCAAATGCCGGGCCCTGACGGCAAGATGCAAACCAACAAGCCGTTGGCCAAGCACACGATCGATACGCTGGAGATGCTGCAAAGCAAAACCGAAGGCAATCTGGACGACGACGAAAAACAAGTGTTGTCCGAGGCCTTGCACGCTTTGCGGATGACCTTCGTCGGGGTGAAGCCATAG
- a CDS encoding CTP synthase — protein sequence MTKHIFVTGGVVSSLGKGLTSASMGMLLEQRGLRVRMQKLDPYINVDPGTMSPYQHGEVYVLDDGSETDLDLGHYERFTSSPLTRDCNYTTGQIYLSVIEKERRGQFLGKTVQVIPHITNEIKSVIKRMGGDDVDVVITEIGGTVGDIESLPFLEAIRQFSLDVGRENCLYMHLTLVPYLKAADELKTKPTQHSVGQLREIGIQPDILVCRCEHSISREEREKIALFCNVHSDSVIEEKDKDFSIYEVPISLVENKLDELVVNKLGLTSAKSLDITPWTDLLHRLRNPRHELSIAVVGKYAEHKDAYKSIYEAIDHAGIAADAQIRVGRIQSADIEREGAERLLSGFHGILVPGGFGERGIEGKVEAIKFARQRGVPFLGICLGMQCAVIEYGRNVVGLEGAHSTEFDKDSPHPVICLLDEQRNVTEMGGTMRLGSHPTTLDRHSASAKAYGCEDIHERHRHRYEFNNQYRQQYEANGMRFAGTSPDGALVEIVEVPEHPWFVAAQFHPEFKSKPLQAHPLFKGFVDAAIVRRKQRVESSEKADPAKT from the coding sequence ATGACAAAGCACATCTTCGTAACCGGCGGCGTGGTCAGTTCGCTCGGCAAAGGCCTGACAAGCGCGTCCATGGGAATGCTGCTGGAGCAGCGGGGCCTGCGGGTCCGAATGCAGAAACTGGATCCGTACATCAACGTCGATCCGGGAACCATGTCGCCCTATCAACACGGCGAAGTCTACGTGTTGGATGACGGCAGCGAGACCGACTTGGACTTGGGCCACTATGAACGGTTCACGTCCAGCCCACTGACCCGCGACTGCAATTACACGACCGGACAGATCTACCTGTCGGTCATTGAAAAGGAACGTCGGGGCCAGTTCCTGGGCAAGACGGTCCAGGTGATTCCGCACATTACCAACGAAATCAAATCCGTCATCAAACGCATGGGCGGCGATGACGTGGATGTGGTGATCACCGAAATCGGTGGAACGGTCGGCGACATCGAAAGTCTGCCGTTCTTGGAAGCCATTCGACAGTTTTCGCTGGATGTCGGTCGCGAAAACTGTTTGTACATGCACCTGACCTTGGTGCCGTATCTGAAGGCCGCCGACGAACTGAAGACCAAACCCACCCAGCACAGCGTCGGCCAGTTGCGTGAAATCGGGATCCAGCCGGACATTCTGGTTTGTCGCTGCGAACATTCGATCAGCCGCGAAGAACGTGAAAAGATCGCGCTGTTTTGTAACGTGCACAGCGATTCGGTGATCGAAGAAAAGGACAAAGACTTTTCGATCTATGAGGTGCCCATCTCCTTGGTCGAAAACAAGCTGGACGAATTGGTCGTCAACAAACTGGGCCTGACGTCCGCCAAGTCACTGGACATCACCCCTTGGACGGATTTGCTGCATCGATTGCGAAACCCGCGGCATGAATTGTCGATTGCCGTCGTGGGCAAGTACGCCGAACACAAGGATGCGTACAAGTCGATCTATGAAGCGATCGATCATGCCGGTATCGCGGCAGACGCGCAAATCCGCGTCGGTCGAATTCAAAGTGCCGATATCGAACGTGAGGGAGCCGAGCGTTTGTTGTCTGGATTCCATGGGATCCTGGTTCCCGGTGGATTCGGCGAACGCGGCATCGAAGGCAAAGTCGAAGCGATCAAGTTCGCACGGCAACGGGGCGTGCCGTTTTTGGGGATTTGTCTGGGCATGCAATGCGCCGTCATCGAATACGGTCGCAACGTCGTCGGATTGGAAGGTGCCCACAGCACCGAATTTGACAAAGACAGTCCGCACCCAGTGATCTGTTTATTGGATGAACAACGCAATGTGACGGAAATGGGCGGCACCATGCGTTTGGGATCGCATCCGACGACCCTGGATCGTCACAGTGCATCCGCAAAAGCCTATGGTTGCGAAGACATCCACGAACGTCATCGACACCGGTACGAATTCAACAACCAATACCGACAACAGTATGAAGCCAACGGGATGCGATTTGCCGGAACCAGCCCCGACGGGGCGCTGGTGGAAATCGTCGAAGTCCCCGAACATCCTTGGTTCGTTGCCGCACAATTTCACCCGGAATTCAAAAGCAAGCCGTTGCAGGCCCATCCGTTGTTCAAGGGCTTTGTCGATGCCGCCATCGTGCGACGAAAGCAGCGGGTGGAATCCAGCGAAAAGGCGGATCCCGCAAAAACTTGA
- the kdsB gene encoding 3-deoxy-manno-octulosonate cytidylyltransferase, which yields MKIQIVIPARLASSRLPKKLLLRAGGKSVLQHTYDAAMRSQTAIHSDSSSPVIVAVDDDRLYDEVLSFGGHAVRTSVDCASGTDRVAEVATQQPQTDIFVNVQGDEPEIDPDAIDRVARALCDDADAEMATVVTPIRDRQRMQDPACVKAVFDDAMRAIYFSRAPIPFDRDGKFGTGHGDGPDAPVLGYQHLGLYAYRREFLGWFAGQACGVLESIERLEQLRAIQAGRRIAIGLVNAATPGIDTEEDFRLFADRVETAK from the coding sequence ATGAAGATTCAAATCGTCATTCCCGCTCGGCTGGCATCGTCGCGGTTGCCGAAAAAGCTTCTGCTGCGTGCCGGCGGTAAATCGGTTCTGCAACACACCTACGACGCGGCGATGCGGTCGCAAACGGCGATTCACAGTGATTCATCGTCACCGGTGATCGTGGCGGTTGATGACGATCGGCTGTACGACGAAGTCCTGTCGTTCGGCGGTCACGCCGTCCGAACCAGCGTCGATTGTGCCAGTGGGACCGACCGCGTGGCGGAAGTCGCCACGCAGCAGCCGCAAACCGACATCTTCGTCAACGTCCAAGGGGATGAACCTGAAATCGATCCGGACGCCATTGATCGGGTGGCGAGGGCGCTTTGCGATGACGCCGATGCCGAGATGGCGACCGTGGTCACGCCCATTCGCGACCGTCAGCGGATGCAGGACCCCGCCTGTGTCAAAGCCGTCTTCGACGACGCCATGCGGGCGATCTATTTCAGTCGGGCCCCGATCCCGTTTGACCGTGACGGCAAATTCGGGACCGGTCATGGCGACGGGCCGGATGCGCCGGTTCTTGGATACCAGCATCTGGGGCTCTACGCTTACCGCCGCGAATTTCTGGGGTGGTTCGCAGGTCAGGCTTGCGGCGTTTTGGAATCAATCGAGCGTTTGGAGCAATTGCGGGCCATCCAGGCCGGTCGACGGATCGCCATCGGTCTGGTCAATGCCGCGACACCCGGGATCGATACCGAAGAAGATTTTCGCCTGTTTGCCGACCGCGTCGAAACAGCAAAGTAG
- a CDS encoding DUF1559 domain-containing protein, with product MIQTVQRQRRRLTGFTLVELLVVIAIIGILVSLLMPAVQAAREAARKTKCQNHLKQIGLGLHAYHNTHGCLPVGCFEWRSYGAPATNRQYAWSAMLLPFIEQQNLHDRIDFNVAFDHPDNASAAAEIVPTYVCPSALPRDAQRGPSDYGGLFGERLVDREPEDGVFLYDQRIRFRDIRDGLSQTLIIGEDVGGPHSEWINGLNVFVQAHGINDSTAWIGDNEIRSQHSGGAMVLYADGHVEFESESIDKQTLGKLITRSKSDVVSDRL from the coding sequence TTGATCCAAACCGTCCAACGACAGCGACGACGCTTGACCGGGTTTACCTTGGTCGAATTGCTGGTGGTGATTGCCATCATCGGCATCTTGGTCTCGCTGTTGATGCCGGCCGTTCAGGCGGCCCGTGAAGCGGCCCGGAAAACCAAGTGCCAAAACCATTTGAAGCAGATTGGTTTGGGGCTGCACGCCTATCACAACACCCACGGTTGTTTGCCGGTGGGCTGTTTCGAATGGCGGTCGTATGGTGCACCGGCGACCAACCGCCAGTACGCCTGGTCGGCGATGCTGTTGCCGTTCATCGAGCAACAAAACCTACACGACCGAATCGATTTCAACGTCGCTTTCGACCATCCCGACAACGCTTCGGCTGCGGCCGAAATCGTGCCGACCTATGTGTGCCCCTCTGCCCTGCCCCGCGATGCCCAGCGAGGTCCCAGCGATTACGGCGGTCTGTTCGGCGAACGGTTGGTCGACCGCGAACCGGAAGACGGCGTGTTCCTGTACGACCAAAGGATTCGTTTCCGTGACATCCGTGACGGCTTGAGCCAAACGCTGATCATCGGCGAAGACGTCGGCGGTCCCCATTCGGAATGGATCAACGGGCTGAACGTGTTTGTTCAAGCCCACGGCATCAATGATTCGACCGCCTGGATCGGCGACAACGAAATCCGCAGCCAACACAGTGGCGGCGCGATGGTTTTGTACGCCGACGGTCATGTCGAATTCGAATCCGAATCGATCGACAAACAGACGCTCGGAAAACTCATCACACGATCCAAGAGTGACGTGGTGTCCGATCGACTTTAA
- a CDS encoding DUF4465 domain-containing protein yields MISEFTIDGVTVKNYYNQDFDSWRGIAVSQRGLPAWSSGNDPMGGFIPLEYQNDNDTVTMTGNGAGGSSTWIVASGDGPDSSVAAGLFTSSLEASNGSFFQSIDVQITQTAAHVVQNGSGFTDPMGSSGGNEFLSVRFYDISTGTAGSFVEVDLATFTVGDTGPVLLNDWTTVDLSVLGEATAIGLDFVGSDSGSFGVNLPAYVAMDNVTVSAVPEPSMLAVLLGGSTLAATRLRRRRNALAGQSVSTDNQESEKVRA; encoded by the coding sequence GTGATTTCCGAATTCACGATCGACGGGGTCACCGTGAAGAACTACTACAATCAAGATTTTGATAGCTGGCGGGGAATCGCGGTTTCGCAACGCGGCTTACCAGCTTGGTCATCGGGCAACGATCCGATGGGCGGCTTTATTCCATTGGAATACCAAAATGACAACGACACAGTGACCATGACGGGCAATGGTGCCGGCGGATCGTCGACCTGGATCGTCGCCTCGGGTGATGGTCCCGATTCAAGTGTGGCCGCTGGTCTGTTCACCTCTTCGTTGGAAGCCAGCAACGGCTCCTTTTTTCAATCCATTGACGTACAGATCACTCAGACCGCGGCGCATGTGGTACAGAACGGCAGCGGATTCACGGATCCGATGGGAAGTTCGGGCGGAAACGAGTTCCTAAGCGTCCGCTTCTACGACATTTCCACCGGAACCGCCGGCTCATTCGTCGAAGTCGACTTGGCCACCTTCACCGTTGGTGATACTGGCCCCGTCCTGCTAAATGATTGGACCACCGTGGATCTGAGTGTCTTGGGCGAGGCGACCGCTATCGGTTTGGACTTTGTCGGGAGTGATTCGGGAAGCTTTGGCGTTAATCTGCCCGCATATGTCGCCATGGACAATGTCACGGTGTCAGCCGTTCCCGAGCCGTCGATGCTGGCGGTCTTGCTGGGCGGGTCGACACTGGCGGCGACGCGCCTGCGTCGGCGACGAAACGCACTGGCCGGCCAATCGGTCTCGACCGATAACCAGGAATCGGAGAAGGTGCGTGCCTGA
- a CDS encoding DUF1289 domain-containing protein, with the protein MVASPCVRQCLLNGQGICTGCFRHSQEIGLWSAASNQQKQQIVAAAMRRRAEILIDR; encoded by the coding sequence GTGGTTGCGTCGCCCTGCGTTCGCCAATGCCTGCTCAACGGCCAAGGGATTTGCACGGGGTGTTTTCGGCACAGCCAAGAAATCGGCCTGTGGTCGGCAGCAAGCAACCAACAGAAACAACAGATTGTGGCAGCGGCAATGCGACGCCGTGCCGAAATCCTTATCGACCGTTAA
- a CDS encoding DUF6580 family putative transport protein: protein MKSSTPRDSQWLPELSSARSAVAVAAAMVAIGLVSRFLPHPPNFSPIGSLALFGGAMFASRRMAVLVPLAAMLISDMFLGFHVAMWATYGCFAASVMLGRWIRRQPGVMRIATAGLASSTLFFVMTNLAVWMKWYDPSLAGLVTCFTAAIPFFQNTLASDAIFTVAMFGSAALASRPVTQLRPLAQAV from the coding sequence ATGAAATCGTCGACACCGCGTGATTCCCAGTGGCTGCCCGAATTGTCTTCCGCACGATCGGCCGTGGCCGTTGCAGCAGCCATGGTGGCGATCGGCTTGGTCAGCCGTTTCCTGCCTCACCCGCCCAACTTTTCGCCCATCGGATCGTTGGCGTTGTTCGGCGGCGCGATGTTCGCATCGCGGCGGATGGCCGTCCTGGTTCCGCTGGCTGCAATGCTGATCAGCGACATGTTCTTGGGCTTTCACGTGGCGATGTGGGCCACCTATGGGTGCTTCGCCGCCAGCGTGATGCTGGGGCGTTGGATCCGCCGGCAACCGGGCGTGATGCGAATTGCCACCGCCGGCCTGGCCAGTTCGACCCTGTTTTTTGTGATGACCAATCTGGCCGTCTGGATGAAGTGGTACGACCCGTCGTTGGCCGGCCTGGTGACCTGCTTCACCGCCGCCATCCCGTTCTTCCAAAACACGTTGGCCAGCGACGCGATCTTCACCGTCGCGATGTTCGGTTCGGCTGCGCTGGCCAGCCGTCCGGTCACGCAACTTCGGCCGCTTGCACAAGCTGTTTGA
- a CDS encoding Flp family type IVb pilin — MNLRKTIRCVGRFATDEEATTAVEYAVMLALIIAVCIASVSFLTIQTKESFDNSGEAIVGALGN, encoded by the coding sequence ATGAACCTACGAAAAACCATCCGTTGCGTCGGTCGGTTCGCCACCGACGAAGAAGCGACGACGGCGGTCGAATACGCCGTCATGTTGGCGTTGATCATCGCGGTCTGTATCGCCTCGGTCAGCTTTTTAACGATTCAGACGAAAGAAAGCTTTGACAATTCCGGCGAAGCCATCGTCGGTGCTTTAGGCAACTAA
- a CDS encoding ABC-2 transporter permease: protein MLGPVFNREAIVTPKRPQTYLSRGIYVGALFLLLCTGYLVLDGSRSLATTSDSARFGGFMFALLAPLQLLVLSALAAVGAAGSVAQEKDRRTLILLLLTRLSGFEVVGGKLTATLLSPLSLLICGLPVFLTFPLLGGVSPQQVFSVFAVTAAMIVLSGTVGTVIGLWREKTFQAIALTVLTLLLFLGLGEAIATLVPLPTSWKLAVSPIRALTAAASPLSSLQGDVLAGVVLFVLLASALSVALLIYGVVMVRIWNPSREVRFKAPEAENSVDVEPSGEPASWKVRQPRAVWDNPVLWREVRTWAYGRKVLIIRATFVVLFAIVAASIAWQVRSGVALEPAGRIDRALPSATIPVAILGVVSLVLVNALAVNSITGERDGLALDLLLVTDLCPREFIFGKLLGVLYVAKEMIVLPILLLIYMGASDVMTWENTIYAVLGALVLYIFVSMLGIHTGLNYVAGRTATMASLGTVFFLCVGIAICMTIMVSFRGAFQLQLAPFLVMILGGGAALFASLGWRNPSSAIFAASFFLPLITFYAITQFLLQMDHLYVVSALVAGYGFAVAAMMIPALSEFDVCLEPDRGGTGEST, encoded by the coding sequence ATGCTAGGCCCGGTCTTCAATCGCGAAGCGATCGTCACGCCCAAGCGTCCGCAAACGTATCTGTCGCGGGGAATCTATGTCGGTGCACTGTTTTTGCTGCTGTGCACGGGCTATCTGGTGCTGGACGGTTCGCGTTCATTGGCCACGACGTCGGATTCGGCTCGCTTCGGCGGTTTCATGTTCGCCCTGCTGGCCCCGTTGCAACTGCTGGTCCTTTCCGCCCTGGCCGCGGTGGGGGCGGCGGGCAGTGTCGCCCAGGAAAAGGACCGGCGGACGCTGATCTTGCTGTTGCTGACGCGTCTGAGCGGGTTCGAAGTGGTGGGTGGTAAATTGACCGCGACCCTGCTGTCTCCCTTGTCGCTGTTGATTTGTGGGCTGCCCGTCTTTTTGACGTTTCCGCTGCTGGGCGGTGTTTCCCCCCAACAAGTTTTCAGTGTGTTTGCGGTCACCGCCGCCATGATCGTCCTGTCGGGAACGGTGGGCACGGTCATCGGTTTGTGGCGCGAGAAAACGTTCCAAGCGATCGCGTTGACCGTTTTGACGTTGTTGTTGTTCCTGGGTCTGGGCGAAGCGATCGCGACCCTGGTCCCACTGCCGACGTCCTGGAAGTTAGCCGTCAGCCCGATCCGCGCACTGACCGCTGCGGCGTCGCCGCTATCCAGTCTGCAGGGTGATGTGCTTGCCGGTGTGGTGCTGTTCGTCTTGCTTGCGTCGGCCCTGTCGGTGGCCTTGCTGATCTACGGCGTCGTGATGGTCCGCATCTGGAACCCATCCCGCGAAGTCCGTTTCAAGGCCCCCGAAGCGGAAAACAGCGTGGACGTCGAACCTTCCGGCGAACCAGCCAGTTGGAAAGTCCGCCAACCACGTGCCGTTTGGGACAATCCGGTGCTGTGGCGCGAAGTCCGCACGTGGGCGTATGGTCGCAAGGTGTTGATCATCCGTGCCACTTTCGTAGTTCTGTTCGCGATCGTCGCGGCATCCATTGCCTGGCAGGTCCGCAGCGGCGTCGCGTTGGAACCGGCCGGCCGCATCGATCGCGCCCTGCCTTCGGCCACCATCCCAGTGGCCATCCTGGGCGTGGTCAGCCTGGTGCTTGTCAACGCGTTGGCGGTCAACAGCATCACCGGCGAACGCGACGGACTGGCGTTGGACCTGTTACTGGTCACCGACCTCTGCCCGCGTGAATTCATCTTCGGGAAATTGCTGGGCGTCCTGTACGTTGCCAAGGAAATGATTGTTCTGCCGATCCTGCTGCTGATCTACATGGGGGCCAGCGATGTGATGACTTGGGAGAACACGATTTATGCGGTATTGGGTGCGTTGGTCTTGTACATCTTTGTATCGATGCTGGGCATTCACACGGGGCTGAATTACGTCGCCGGTCGAACCGCCACCATGGCCAGTTTGGGAACCGTGTTTTTCTTGTGCGTGGGAATCGCGATTTGCATGACGATCATGGTCAGTTTCCGCGGCGCGTTCCAATTACAACTGGCACCATTCCTGGTGATGATTCTGGGTGGTGGCGCGGCATTGTTCGCTTCGCTGGGGTGGCGGAACCCGTCCAGCGCGATCTTTGCGGCGTCATTCTTTTTGCCGTTGATCACGTTCTATGCGATCACCCAATTCTTGCTGCAAATGGACCACCTGTACGTCGTTTCGGCACTGGTGGCGGGCTACGGTTTTGCGGTGGCCGCCATGATGATTCCGGCGCTCAGCGAATTCGACGTCTGCTTGGAACCGGACCGTGGCGGGACCGGAGAATCGACCTAG
- a CDS encoding CNNM domain-containing protein, which translates to MGTFWTTLQSTLEVTAERWGWIAAMIALILLSAFFSGSEAALFSLRDRDRRRLRMSGLPGQIADRLLQNPEHLLSAILFWNLLINMTYFAIAAIVGGQLESNASTGSTGAVLFTVGSLLAIIFLSEMLPKSIAVVSPTRFSIVVALPLQWAVRLISPALPMIRSSNAIARRLLWPTFRAEPELDLTDIERAIELGTDDAALRRREREVLRRLVSLSDLRADELMRPRGRLNLMTPTGKREVIQKCVAEDGYLYFADEDDEAIVSALQLRTMRPNRWKRQAHHHELAAQATNVIYAPWTAKIAAVFDQLVTEERNVAVIVNEFGESIGVVTMEDLLRHILGSSDAGPGGLAEIDVIGPDRWRLSGSVRLRSLVELLGVDEPAERAATVAGYIQRCNERLPRPGDSAALDRFVLTVLSESDDDLLIDVSAGRINDDGEDGTP; encoded by the coding sequence ATGGGCACGTTTTGGACGACGCTGCAATCCACCCTGGAGGTGACCGCCGAACGTTGGGGTTGGATCGCCGCCATGATCGCGCTGATCTTGCTGAGCGCTTTCTTTAGCGGCAGCGAAGCCGCCTTGTTTTCGCTACGCGATCGCGACCGCCGCCGATTGCGGATGTCCGGGTTACCCGGTCAGATCGCAGACCGTTTGTTGCAAAACCCCGAACACTTGTTGTCAGCCATTCTGTTTTGGAATTTGCTGATCAACATGACCTACTTTGCCATCGCGGCCATCGTCGGTGGGCAACTGGAAAGCAACGCATCGACCGGTTCGACCGGTGCGGTGTTGTTCACGGTGGGCAGCTTGTTGGCGATCATCTTTCTAAGCGAGATGTTGCCAAAAAGCATCGCGGTCGTTTCCCCGACGCGTTTTTCGATCGTCGTGGCTTTGCCGTTGCAGTGGGCGGTGCGTTTGATCAGCCCTGCCCTGCCCATGATTCGTTCGTCCAACGCAATCGCGCGACGGTTGTTGTGGCCGACCTTTCGCGCCGAGCCCGAGTTGGACCTGACGGATATTGAACGCGCGATCGAACTGGGGACCGACGATGCGGCGCTGCGACGGCGCGAACGCGAGGTCTTGCGACGGTTGGTCAGCCTGTCGGATTTGCGGGCCGATGAATTGATGCGACCACGCGGACGATTGAATCTGATGACGCCGACTGGCAAACGTGAAGTGATTCAAAAATGCGTTGCCGAAGATGGGTATCTGTATTTCGCGGACGAAGACGACGAAGCCATCGTATCGGCGCTGCAATTGCGAACGATGCGTCCGAATCGATGGAAACGCCAAGCACATCATCACGAATTGGCTGCCCAAGCAACCAATGTGATCTACGCGCCGTGGACGGCCAAAATTGCTGCGGTGTTCGACCAATTGGTCACCGAAGAACGAAACGTTGCCGTGATTGTCAACGAGTTCGGTGAATCCATCGGCGTGGTGACGATGGAAGATCTATTGCGTCACATCCTGGGTTCATCCGACGCGGGACCGGGCGGGCTGGCTGAAATTGACGTGATCGGCCCCGACCGTTGGCGTCTGTCCGGATCCGTTCGCCTTCGTTCGCTGGTCGAATTGCTGGGCGTCGACGAACCCGCCGAGCGCGCCGCCACGGTGGCGGGCTATATCCAGCGTTGTAACGAACGTTTGCCGCGTCCGGGTGATTCTGCCGCATTGGATCGTTTCGTGCTGACCGTGTTGTCGGAATCCGACGATGATCTGTTGATCGACGTGTCGGCGGGACGCATCAATGATGACGGGGAGGACGGCACACCGTGA